A single Lactuca sativa cultivar Salinas chromosome 8, Lsat_Salinas_v11, whole genome shotgun sequence DNA region contains:
- the LOC111880295 gene encoding uncharacterized protein LOC111880295: protein MELLHSAKASVLVNGSPTDEFQIQRGLRKGDPLSPFLFILVMEGLHVALRKAHNASMFHGISISEIDISHLFYADDVNLMSNWDTNDLESFVKVAARKVGCAPDTCPFIHLGVPIGWKVKCPSSGGRLSLIKAVLGRLGSYLMSIFKVPISVVNTLESLRARFFWGVDLDERCMHWRFFHNPDLIWVKIVKALYGPNGGCSSLSHRRGSIGPWNGVIRTLVHLNNRDLDLRPFSPIRVGDGNMTSFCHDVWKGDTPMVASFHRIYALDLHKSILVCDKVHLGWDSDCLRRAPRGGIEETQWTAFTTLMQGVLHHSTPNHLGWTIDVSDSLTVSSLRAFFWIVICFIWGVLKLIGIIGCLSR from the exons ATGGAGCTTCTCCATTCTGCTAAGGCTTCTGTTCTTGTTAACGGGTCCCCTACTGATGAATTTCAAATCCAACGTGGTCTACGAAAAGGTGACCCCTTGTCCCCTTTTTTATTCATTCTGGTTATGGAAGGGCTTCATGTAGCTTTACGGAAAGCTCATAATGCAAGCATGTTTCATGGCATTTCTATTAGTGAGATTGATATCTCACACTTGTTTTATGCTGATGATGTTAACCTGATGTCAAATTGGGACACAAATGATCTTGAATCATTC GTTAAGGTAGCGGCTCGTAAGGTTGGGTGTGCTCCTGATACTTGTCCTTTTATTCATCTTGGAGTCCCTATTG GTTGGAAAGTGAAATGCCCTTCGTCTGGAGGTCGCCTCTCTTTGATCAAAGCGGTTCTTGGAAGACTTGGTAGTTACTTGATGTCTATCTTCAAGGTTCCAATCTCTGTTGTTAACACCTTGGAGTCTCTTCGAGCTAGGTTCTTCTGGGGTGTTGACTTAGATGAAAGATGCATGCACTGG AGATTCTTTCATAATCCGGATCTGATATGGGTTAAAATTgtcaaagctctttatggtccGAATGGTGGTTGTAGTTCTCTCTCTCATAGAAGAGGCTCGATTGGTCCATGGAATGGTGTTATTCGGACACTGGTGCATCTTAATAATCGTGATCTTGACCTCAGGCCTTTTAGTCCTATTAGAGTTGGTGATGGAAATATGACTTCTTTCTGTCATGATGTGTGGAAGGGGGATACCCCCATGGTTGCTTCTTTTCATAGGATTTATGCTCTTGATCTTCATAAATCTATATTGGTCTGTGATAAAGTGCATCTTGGATGGGATTCTGATTGTCTTAGGCGGGCTCCTAGAGGGGGTATTGAGGAGACTCAATGGACTGCTTTCACTACCTTAATGCAAGGGGTTCTTCACCATTCCACTCCAAATCATTTGGGGTGGACTATTGATGTTTCAGATTCCCTTACTGTTTCTTCTCTTAGAGCTTTTTTCTGGATAGTCATATGTTTCATTTGGGGGGTCCTGAAACTCATTGGAATAATTGGGTGCCTATCAAGGTGA